One region of Turicibacter bilis genomic DNA includes:
- a CDS encoding GNAT family N-acetyltransferase: MDWSEDMKLKIRKMSELDAFKILFWQYSPPYDWYNLEGCEECLEELLYDEYYSVLNQKEQLIGFFCFGQSAQVSAGKMEGFYRDHEYLDIGLGMNPLLCGKGHGASFVQVGMAYAKNHFKAKKLRLTVADFNQRALKTYQKVGFKEIGEFNSQNIKFKVMSYED; the protein is encoded by the coding sequence ATGGATTGGAGTGAGGATATGAAGTTAAAAATTAGAAAGATGAGTGAATTAGATGCCTTTAAAATATTATTTTGGCAGTATTCTCCCCCGTATGATTGGTATAATCTTGAAGGTTGTGAAGAATGTTTAGAAGAGTTATTATATGATGAGTATTATTCAGTACTTAATCAGAAAGAACAGCTGATTGGCTTTTTCTGTTTTGGCCAATCGGCTCAAGTGTCAGCTGGAAAGATGGAAGGTTTTTATCGTGATCATGAGTATTTAGATATAGGGCTTGGTATGAATCCTTTATTATGTGGAAAGGGACATGGGGCAAGTTTTGTTCAAGTAGGAATGGCTTACGCTAAAAATCATTTTAAGGCTAAAAAGTTGAGGTTAACTGTGGCCGATTTTAATCAACGTGCCCTCAAGACTTATCAAAAGGTAGGGTTTAAAGAAATTGGGGAGTTTAATAGTCAAAATATTAAATTTAAAGTGATGAGTTATGAGGATTGA
- a CDS encoding carboxypeptidase M32 has protein sequence MNKEEALNFLKEQLKTMNYLGSTLSIVSWDMEVMAPSQAIDYRSEVMGYLSTQYHQLATDSRIGEALEALSSEISLTQHETKLVENFKDSYEKNKKIPESLQRELTIATSKGSQYWKKAKEKQNYEIFKPYLKQVIDLAIKQAECVGYEGHIYNAFLDDFEKGMTVEELDRIFPPLRDGLVALLDKIMKAKQDEPHHPEGEFDKDRQEQLSLMLLDAMGYDYKESGRVDETEHPFTTSLGPKDVRITTHYYEESIESAIFSSVHEGGHAIYDQNMPHQLAEYGIDEAPSMGIHESQSRFYENIIGRSLSFWRAFYPKLQKIFPEYQEISLEDFYRIVNKVTPSLVRTEADEVTYSLHVIIRYEIEKLMVSGAVSVDELPALWNQKYEEYLGITPPNDSEGLMQDVHWSEALIGYFPSYALGNLYGAQFYHQMKKDIPNVTEQIEAGDLTEIFNWLKTNVHEQGNLYTPAELVERVTGEPLNPQYFLDYLNEKYSRIYHF, from the coding sequence AAGTTATGGCACCTAGCCAGGCGATTGATTATCGAAGTGAAGTGATGGGGTATTTATCGACACAATATCATCAATTAGCAACGGATTCTCGTATTGGAGAGGCTTTAGAGGCGCTTAGTAGTGAAATAAGTCTCACTCAACATGAGACGAAACTAGTGGAAAATTTTAAAGATTCTTATGAAAAAAATAAAAAAATCCCTGAATCTTTACAGCGTGAACTAACAATTGCGACGTCAAAAGGAAGTCAATATTGGAAAAAAGCAAAAGAAAAACAAAATTATGAGATTTTTAAACCGTACTTAAAACAGGTGATTGATCTAGCGATAAAACAAGCTGAATGTGTAGGGTATGAAGGGCATATTTATAATGCTTTCTTAGATGATTTTGAAAAAGGAATGACGGTCGAAGAGTTAGATCGTATCTTCCCACCACTTCGAGATGGATTAGTAGCGTTGTTAGATAAAATCATGAAAGCGAAGCAAGATGAACCTCATCATCCAGAAGGGGAATTTGATAAAGATCGTCAGGAGCAGTTATCCCTGATGCTTTTAGATGCGATGGGGTATGATTATAAAGAATCAGGACGTGTTGATGAGACGGAACATCCGTTTACCACATCCTTAGGACCCAAGGATGTTCGTATTACGACACATTATTATGAAGAAAGTATCGAAAGTGCGATTTTTAGTTCAGTTCATGAAGGGGGACACGCGATTTATGATCAAAATATGCCCCATCAGTTAGCGGAGTATGGAATAGATGAAGCACCATCGATGGGGATTCATGAATCGCAGTCTCGATTCTATGAAAATATAATCGGCCGTAGCCTTTCATTTTGGCGTGCGTTTTATCCAAAGTTACAAAAAATCTTCCCTGAGTATCAAGAGATTTCGTTAGAAGACTTTTACCGAATTGTTAATAAAGTGACACCATCACTTGTTCGTACAGAAGCGGATGAAGTGACGTATTCGTTACATGTGATTATTCGTTACGAAATCGAGAAGCTCATGGTTAGTGGTGCAGTAAGTGTAGATGAGTTACCAGCACTTTGGAATCAAAAATACGAAGAGTATTTAGGAATCACACCGCCGAATGATTCAGAAGGGTTAATGCAGGATGTTCATTGGTCGGAAGCTTTAATTGGGTACTTCCCGAGTTACGCTTTAGGGAATTTATATGGTGCTCAATTTTATCATCAAATGAAAAAAGATATTCCAAATGTCACTGAGCAGATTGAAGCGGGGGATTTAACAGAAATCTTTAACTGGTTGAAAACGAATGTTCATGAACAAGGAAATCTCTATACGCCAGCTGAGTTAGTCGAACGTGTGACAGGGGAACCATTGAATCCACAATATTTCCTAGATTATTTAAATGAAAAATATTCAAGAATTTATCATTTCTAA
- a CDS encoding glycoside hydrolase family 32 protein encodes MFIEKEQLLQGTSEKLQQARDYVESKKDEILSLKERNQFHHMPEVGWMNDPNGFSVYQGEYHLFYQYFPYDVKWGPMHWGHVKSRDFIKWEYLPVAMAPDQEYETGGCFSGSALEVDGKHVLMYTGHTNPNPDDESWVRQVQCLAVGDGVNYHKYVNNPVIKTEEMPEHSSLTDFRDPKLWVKDGVYYCVLGSKSDENSARVLLYKSVDLVHWTYVGIVGESNHEFGYMWECPDLFHLDGQDVLIMSPQGVPVEEFRHKNTNTTVYCLGELNYETAHFERRVMEEIDYGLDFYAPQTTESLDGRRIMIAWMQSWHQNMPTDKYGWVTSMTIPRELSIKGDVMYQWPVREIEKYRSGHIGHESVIFEGSKTLAGVKGRHLDLEMVIDFKEAKYFEIKVMKGEDQETNIVYDVDRHVLSFDRRQSRSGIDGLNYREMPVPLVDGKLSLRLLMDTYSVELFAQEGAHTMTSTVYSDLCAEGIEFIADRTVEMTVHKWELNV; translated from the coding sequence ATGTTCATTGAAAAGGAACAGTTATTACAGGGAACAAGTGAAAAGTTACAGCAAGCTCGTGACTATGTAGAATCTAAAAAAGATGAGATTTTATCATTAAAGGAGCGCAATCAGTTTCATCATATGCCCGAAGTAGGATGGATGAATGATCCAAATGGTTTCTCAGTGTATCAAGGCGAGTATCATTTGTTTTATCAATACTTCCCATATGATGTCAAATGGGGACCGATGCATTGGGGCCATGTAAAAAGTCGTGATTTCATTAAGTGGGAGTACTTACCAGTTGCGATGGCGCCTGATCAAGAGTATGAAACAGGTGGATGCTTCTCTGGAAGTGCCTTAGAAGTGGATGGAAAACACGTTTTAATGTATACAGGACATACTAATCCAAATCCTGATGATGAATCTTGGGTCCGTCAAGTTCAGTGCTTAGCTGTTGGGGATGGGGTTAATTATCATAAGTATGTGAATAATCCAGTCATTAAGACCGAAGAAATGCCGGAGCATTCAAGTTTAACTGACTTCCGTGATCCAAAATTATGGGTTAAAGATGGAGTCTACTATTGTGTTTTAGGAAGTAAGAGTGATGAGAACAGTGCACGTGTGTTACTTTATAAATCAGTAGATTTAGTCCATTGGACATATGTTGGAATAGTAGGGGAAAGTAATCATGAATTTGGCTATATGTGGGAATGTCCAGATTTATTCCACTTAGATGGACAAGATGTGTTAATCATGTCACCACAAGGGGTTCCTGTTGAAGAATTTCGCCATAAAAATACGAATACAACGGTTTACTGTTTAGGAGAGTTAAACTATGAAACGGCTCATTTTGAGCGTCGTGTGATGGAAGAAATCGATTATGGATTAGACTTTTATGCTCCACAAACAACAGAGAGCTTAGATGGGCGTCGGATTATGATTGCTTGGATGCAATCATGGCATCAAAATATGCCAACCGATAAATACGGATGGGTGACGTCAATGACGATTCCCCGTGAATTAAGCATTAAAGGCGATGTCATGTATCAATGGCCAGTTCGTGAAATTGAGAAATATCGTAGTGGTCATATTGGTCATGAGTCAGTCATATTTGAAGGAAGTAAAACATTAGCAGGAGTAAAGGGACGTCATTTAGATCTGGAAATGGTCATTGACTTCAAAGAGGCAAAATATTTTGAAATTAAAGTCATGAAAGGTGAAGATCAAGAAACAAATATCGTGTATGACGTGGATCGTCATGTCTTAAGTTTTGATCGTCGTCAAAGTAGAAGTGGTATTGATGGATTAAACTATCGTGAAATGCCAGTTCCATTAGTAGACGGTAAGTTATCACTTCGTTTATTAATGGATACTTATTCAGTTGAGTTATTTGCTCAAGAAGGTGCACATACGATGACTTCAACGGTTTATTCGGACTTATGTGCAGAAGGAATTGAATTTATTGCAGATCGAACAGTAGAAATGACGGTTCATAAGTGGGAATTAAACGTGTAA